ATTTACATTGATAATCTTTCGATTGATTATTCATCGCCCGGGCAAGCTGTTGAAACTTATGAAATATTAAAATTCGAAGATATTAATATTTTCCCAAATCCATCAAATGGGGAATTTAATATTCTTACAAGTTTGAATAAAGAGTATAATATTGCTGTTTATAATCTTTCGGGAATAAAAGTTTATGAAATTAATAATTTTAAAGACGGAAAATTAGATTTAAAGCATTTAAACAGCGGAATGTATTTTGTAAAAATCAACACAGGTAAAAACAGTATTGCAAAGAAAATACTAATCGAATAATAGGTTTAAGTAATAACTTTAAACCATCTTTTATCTATTAGTTAATATTTCATAAATCATTATATCTAATAATCACTGTATTGCCTTCTTTTTGTACTTTCGCGTGAATTTATAATAAATCAGATCATGCGACAACATTTTTTTCTTTACTTGATATTCTTCTTTATTCCTATGTTTGCTTTTGCCGATATTATTGAAGACGGCGGAGGCATCAAGGGTTCTATAGTCGATGCAAAGACCGGAAGACCTCTTGAGTTTGTTACGGTTGGAATTTGGAAACAAGGTGTTGAATCGCCTCTTACAGGAACGGTAACGGATCAAACCGGCGAATTTTATATCGGTGAATTAGCTAATAACAGCTATATCATCAGGATTACTTATTTGGGATATGAAACCATTGAAAGACAGGTTACTATCAGTGATAATAAGACTATTAATCTTAGAAGAATCGAAATTGCCGAAACTTCTGTAGAAATTGAAGGTGCTGAAATCGTTGCACAGGCCTCTCAAATGCGTTTTGAAATAGATAAGAAAGTTTTTAATGTTGATCAGAATATTGCTTCTGCCGGCGGTTCCGCCAGCGAAGTACTCAGCAACATCCCTTCTGTGGAAGTAGATAATGAAGGCGAAATATCTTTGAGAGGAAGTACAAACGTAACTGTTTGGATTAACGGCAAAGAATCCGGGTTATCCTCCGATAACAGATCTCAAATACTGGAACAACTTCCTGCCGAAAGTATCGAAAGAATTGAAGTGATAACCAATCCGTCTGCCAAATATAGTCCAGAAGGAACTTCAGGAATCATTAATATCATTTTAAAACAAGATAGAAAAGCAGGTTACTACGGAAGCGTACAAGCCGGAATAGATTCTAAATTGGGATATAATGCCAGTGCAAATATTAATTTCAACAAAGGAAAATGGGAAGCTTATGCAAATGTTGGTTTCAGGCGCAGGGCAGGCGAAGGCGAAGAATATACTTACAGAACAAATACAGATGAGGAAGGAAACGAATTGTCTTATATTAATCAAGATGCTACTTCCACCAATTATAATAACGGTTTATTCGCACGCGCGGGAGTAACCTACAGACCGACTAAAAAAGATTATTTCTATTTTGATGTTTTCGGAATGTACGGCTCCGGAGAAAGAGAAAGCATTAATGATTACACAAGTAATGTTCCGGGCATGTATTCCACAAGTCAGCGTACTGCTACAACAGATAATAATAATCTTGGCGGAAACGTAATGTTGAGTTATAAGCATGAATTTAATGAAAACAGTACTCTTGACGCTTCGGTTTCTGCTAATGCATGGAAGATGAACAGAAACAGTGATTATTTTCAAAATTCTTATTTTGAGTCCGGCAGTTCATATTCATCGTATCAAAATCAAACAAGTGATATAAATAATAACAGCTATGAATTACAGGTTGATTATGTAAACAGATTTACTAAAAATTCAAAACTTGAAGCCGGTTATAAAAGTTCTTTCGGAAGAGAAAATAGTCCTGTAGAAACTTTTTCAGGATCAACTCCGGAAAACGCTGTTTTCGATCCGGATCTATACAATAGATTTATATATAACCTTGATGTTCACGCTTTATATGCAACTTACTCGGGAAGAATAAATAAATTCGGATATAATATCGGGTTACGCGGAGAATATACCGGCATTAATACAAAATCACTGGAATATAGCGAAATAGAAGAA
Above is a window of Bacteroidales bacterium DNA encoding:
- a CDS encoding TonB-dependent receptor; this translates as MRQHFFLYLIFFFIPMFAFADIIEDGGGIKGSIVDAKTGRPLEFVTVGIWKQGVESPLTGTVTDQTGEFYIGELANNSYIIRITYLGYETIERQVTISDNKTINLRRIEIAETSVEIEGAEIVAQASQMRFEIDKKVFNVDQNIASAGGSASEVLSNIPSVEVDNEGEISLRGSTNVTVWINGKESGLSSDNRSQILEQLPAESIERIEVITNPSAKYSPEGTSGIINIILKQDRKAGYYGSVQAGIDSKLGYNASANINFNKGKWEAYANVGFRRRAGEGEEYTYRTNTDEEGNELSYINQDATSTNYNNGLFARAGVTYRPTKKDYFYFDVFGMYGSGERESINDYTSNVPGMYSTSQRTATTDNNNLGGNVMLSYKHEFNENSTLDASVSANAWKMNRNSDYFQNSYFESGSSYSSYQNQTSDINNNSYELQVDYVNRFTKNSKLEAGYKSSFGRENSPVETFSGSTPENAVFDPDLYNRFIYNLDVHALYATYSGRINKFGYNIGLRGEYTGINTKSLEYSEIEENIEYYFKDYLSLFPSVFLTYELPKGHEIQVNYTRRISRPRGHHLNSFINITDTANISFGNPLLQPEFSNSFELNYIKSWENHTISLSGWYRDVNNVIQRIRYRDDQVMKSTFVNISSMQSAGIELVAKNEFFKFFNLTSTVNLFYSKLEGFTYEAEGIPEPVIGEESKGFTWNARLIANFVFPYAMSLQITGNYNSPRIVAQGTQEANYALDAGFRKSFFDKKFSVAINARDILNSRKWHTFTSGDGFLQEYSSWRNGRTFSLTLTYAFGNMNPTKKSQRQVNTSTGYEDAEI